A genomic segment from Dehalococcoidia bacterium encodes:
- a CDS encoding DUF4160 domain-containing protein → MTEGDLPRRARGLVLEWLDIHRNELLANWQAAEDHLPMQRIPPLE, encoded by the coding sequence GTGACTGAGGGAGACCTTCCCAGGAGAGCCAGGGGTCTCGTGTTAGAATGGCTGGACATTCACCGTAATGAACTCTTGGCAAACTGGCAGGCTGCGGAGGACCATCTACCAATGCAACGGATCCCTCCTCTGGAATAG